The DNA segment TCTTCAAGGTATTCTCTTCGGTGGCTGTCGTGTGGCAACCGGTTCTGTGGGGACTTATCGTGATTACGATTACCATCGGTAACCTCTTTGCCGTGCGTCAGAAAAACCTCAAACGCTTCATGGCCTTCTCGTCGATTTCGCAAGCCGGATACATTCTGTTGGGTGTCATTGCCGGTTCGGCTGTGGGCATGACCTCGCTCATCTATTATGTGCTGGTGTATGTCTTCTCCAACTTGGCCGTCTTCGGTGTGATTTCTGTTATCGAGAATGCGACGGGTAAGGTCGGCATGGACGATTACAACGGTCTCTACCGCACCAACCCCAAGTTGAGCGTGGCCATGATGCTGGCTCTTTTCTCGCTGGCCGGTATTCCTCCCTTCGCCGGATTTTTCAGCAAGTTCTTCATCTTCTATGCCGCCGTCGAGGAGGGATTCTATGTATTGGTGTTCATCGCCTTGCTCAATACCATCATCTCTCTCTACTACTATCTGCTGGTGGTGAAGGCGATGTTTATCCGTCAGGACGATTGCGTGATACCCACTATCCAGAGCGACGGCGCCTCGAAACTCAGCATTTCGCTCTGCGTGCTTGGCGTGCTGTTGGTGGGATTGATCAGCGGTATCTATTCGTCGATTACCCCCTTATCGTTCGGAATGTAATTTTGTAATTGATTATAACGACGACAGGTGCAGGCGGCAGAACGTAGGTTTTGCCGCCTGCCGTTTTTTTCTCCCGCCGGCAATGCGTGGCGGATTGGAAGTGTGACCAGTATGATGAATTTCCACTTTCGGTGTCGGGGGCTTTGTGCCGCTCCGCAGCCGAGGCCGTGGGGTATTGGGAGTCGGCTGGTACAAAAAAAGCGACGTTCGATGAAGAACGTCGCTTGTCGAATAAAGGTTTACAAAGATAACGGGTCGTTTTTTCCGAATCGCCCGTGGGGCGTGCCAGTTACTGAACACCTGCCGTTTCGACCTCTTTGTTGATTTTCTTGATGAGGCCTTGCAGTACGCTGCCGGGACCTACTTCGGTAAACGAGGTGGCGCCGTCGGCAATCATGTTGAGTACCGATTGTGTCCAGCGAACGGGAGCCGTAAGTTGGGCTATCAGGTTGGCTTTGATGGCGGCGGGATCGGTGACAGCCTGTGCGCTCACGTTTTGGTAAACGGGGCATTTCGGCTCGAAGAATTGGGTGTGGGCGATGGCTTCGGCCAGTTCGGCACGGGCCGGCTCCATGATGGGCGAGTGGAAGGCCCCGCCCACTTTCAGTTTCAGAGCACGTTTGGCACCGGCGGCGAGCATCTTTTCGCAAGCAGCGTCGATGCCTTTTTCGTCGCCCGAGATAACGACTTGTCCCGGGCAGTTATAGTTGGCGGGAACGACAACGCCTTCGGTGACCGAAGCGCAAATCTCTTCGATTTTCTCATCGGGGAGAGCCAAGACGGCGGCCATCGTCGAGGGCGTGGCTTCGCAGGCTTTCTGCATGGCGCGGGCACGGGCGGCAACCAGGCGCACACCGTCTTCGAACGAGAGGGCACCGGCAGCTACAAGTGCCGAAAATTCACCGAGCGAGTGGCCGGCTACCATTTCGGGGCAGAAGGCGTCGCCCATGGTTTTGGCAAGAATCACCGAGTGCAGGAAGATGGCGGGTTGCGTCACTTTGGTTTGGCGCAGATCCTCGTCGGTACCGGCAAACATCAGGTCGGTGATGCGGAAGCCTAATATCTCGTTGGCTTTCTCAAACATGGCTTTGGCTTCGCTGTTGTTGTCATACAGCTCTTTGCCCATACCTACGAATTGGGCGCCTTGTCCCGGAAATACAAATGCTTTCATAATTGTCAGGTTAAAATGTTTTTGTTAAAAACTGCACAAAGGTAGTTATTTTTTATCGAAAAGTACATTTTTGGCCGAGAATCGCGCCCGGAATCTTTTTTGTGACCTGCTTCCCGACACCAAAAGGGCGCTTTCGGGGCGTGTCGGGACTTCTTGCAGGGGCAAGAGAAGAACAATGGAAAAGTTTCTGAGAAAACTTTGGGAATATCTGCGCGTTTCTATTGGGGTATTTTCGTTATCTTTGCGGCAAATTCAATCGGAATATATGATAAAAAAGAGTTTGTTGATAGGTGCATTTTGTTTTCCCCTCGTTTTGTGGGCACAGGCACCCGCTGAGATGACCGAGCGGGTCGAGTTGATTCCTTACGGTGATATGGAGCGCTGGACGACGCGCGTCATCAAGGAGTCGGCCCTGCTGGGCGGTGCCACCAAGGAGGTATATCACTTAGGCCCTGAGCAGACCATCACCGGCGCCGAGCCGTGGGTGCGGGAGTCGAGCGACTCCCCGTGGGGCGGGTCGAGCGTGTGGGCCAGCCCCGTGGGTATCGACAAGGTGAGCGTTACCGTCTTTCCCGAGGAGCGAGAGCCGGGAAACCGGTGTGCGCGGCTCGAAGTGCGCAAGGAGACCTGCAAGGCTCTCGGTATGGTGAACATTACGGTGGTCGCCACCGGTTCGGTGTTTCTGGGTGCGGTAAAAGAGCCCGTGAAGAATGCCAAGAATCCGCAAGGGAAACTCGACCAGGGAATTCCTTTTACTCAACGACCCAAAGCGTTGCAACTCGACTATAAATTGCAGTTGGCCGACCAGTTGGTGAAGGCCACCGGCCTCCGCTCGTCGGAGATTGAAGGCAAGGACAATGCCGAGATAAGCCTCTATCTCATACAACGCTGGGAAGACGAGGAGGGCAATGTCTATGCCCGTCGGGTGGGAACGGCCTACCACAAGTTTGCCGAGTCTGTTGCCGAGTGGCAGAACGGCTATCGCATACCCATCTATTACGGCGACATCAGCCAGGAATCTTGTTACACCCCCGAGATGGCACTTGTCTTGCCCGACGGCCCCCGCTACACGACCAACAGCCGGGGCGAGAATGTGCCCATACAGGTGGTGGGTTGGGCCGACGCCGATGCACAGCCCACGCATCTGATGCTGCGCATCTCTTCGGGCGACAAGGGCGCTTTTATAGGTGCTGTGGGTACCTGCTTCTGGATAGACAATGTTTCGCTCGTGTATTGAGCGGTTAGGTGCAAAAGTACGGATTGTGCCTCCCTGCCATAGACATGAGAAATGATATAAACAACGGGCTGCATAAGATGCAGCCCGTTGTTTTATCGCTTATGCTGTTTTTCTATTTCTTTGAGCGTAATTCCCATGACATAATAGTGTGGGAGTCTATCGAAAATCTCTTCTGTCATTTCTGCGGTAATGTTTCCGTAGCATGAGCGGGACATGTTGTGCTTCTCATCGAAGAAGTAAGAGTTGTAGATAATGAGAGGAATTTCTTGCGTATTTTCCGTTATCGGGGCAATTTCGAATGTGCGAAAATCGTATATGGGTTTTTTGTTTTGAGGGAGGGCCTCAATTTTTACTTGTTTGTTAATCGACCCAAGAGGACAGCTCATGGTGATGGTCACGGTAGAATCGCTTTCCGGTGTAACGTATATGCTCATCTGATTTAGTGTCCAATATTTCGCCTTTTTTGAGATGTCGAGGTTAAGAGACTTTATGAATGCAGCACGTTCATCGGCCTTTTCAGGCAGGTCTTGCCGGTTTCGTCCTATTTTGAAATTGGCGATACGGTTGGTTTTTTCCCCGAGTCTGTATTCATCGATATAGAAGTTGATATTGTATTCTTTTTGGTCGAGTTCGCTCAAATCGAAATGGGCTATGTGTATGTCCATTTCTTCGAGGACATTTATGATATCTGTGTGGGTAATCTTGTCAGCTTTTATGCGAGGCTCTTTCTCTTTGGCATTGATGGGTAATAATAAGCTTGCAAATAATAATGTCAGGAATAAGTGTTTCATGATTTTAGGGTATTGGATTTTATATGTTAGACGCACTATAAACAGAAAGGTTACACCTTGCTGCAAAATTAGTTTATACATTTTTTTCAACCTACTATAATGTAATTTTTTTTTCGACAGAATATTATCCGGCACAAATGGCCATTGTACCAAGGGAGCTGTCCTGACCATGATATGCGGGCGAGGGCCGGCAAGAAATTTTGCCGGCCCTCGCCTGTTGATAAATTGGGGGGTGAATTATTTCTCCCGCTTGTCGAGCCGGATACCTATTACATAGTAGTGGGGCGACAACGTGAAGACTTCTTCGCTCATACTGGCTGTAATGTCGCCGTAGCAAGAGCGGCATATGTCGATTTTCGGATCGAACCAGAAGGAGTTGTAAATGGCCAAGGGTATCACCTGCCGTTGTTGGTCGGTAAGAGGTGCTATGGCGAAGGGGCGGAAATCATAGCGTATCAGCTTGTAGTAATATTGGGGTACGGCCTGCAACCGCACTTCTTTTATCGCATTCCTTCGCGGTGTGCGAATAACTATTTTTGAGATACTGTCGTTTTTGGGTACGAGATAGATGTTCATTTTATCAATGTGCCAGCGTGTGGCTTTTCTCGGAACATCGAGATTTTTCTTTTTGATAAATTCTTTGCGCTTGTCGGCATCTTCGGGTAGGGGTTGCCAGTTGTCTCCGATGGTAAGTTCGTAGTCGCGTTTTACTTTTTTACCATTCTTGTATTCGTCGATGTAGAGGGTGAGTTTGTAGGTCTCGTTGCGAAGTGCGCTCAGGTCGAAGTTTGCAATTTTTACCCCCATAGCATCGAATATGTTGTACACATTGTCGGTGGGATAGATGATTTCTACCGACCGTTCTTTTTTTTGTGCCGCCAGCGGGAGAAGAACGGTTGCCAGCAGGCCGATAAGCAACAGGCGTTTCATGGTTGTTGTGGTTTTCGGGTTTTTGTTATTTCAAAGAAGAGAAGGGTTCTCGGGAGAATGTGATGCGGGTTACTCCGTCAGCGTGTCGATGACCCGGAAGAATGCCACCTTGGGTTGTTGCAGCGTATCGAAGAGCAGCGGGTAGTCGCGGCGCCCCTTTACGGGGTGGTTGTTGAGCCAGGTGTGGTTGTCGGCGATGCCCCACAGGGTAACCGACGAAATCTTGTCGCTGTTGCGGCGGAATACCTCGAAAAAGCGGGCGTAAGCCTCGGCCTGCCGTCGGCTTGTCTCGGCATCGTAGGGGAGGGTGGCCGTGGTCGCCTGGCGGGCGCCGTCGTGATAGTTGCCGTAGATGGTGAGGTCGAGCTCGGTGATGTGTATGTCGAGTCCCAGCATGGCAAAGGAGTCGACGGCTGTCTGTATCTGTTCGGCGGTAACCGCGTTGTTCCAGTGGGCCTGCATACCCACACCGTCGATGGGTACCCCCTCGGCCAGCAGCTGGCGCAGCATGGTGAGGGTGCGTTGCAACTTGTCGGGGTAGACGAGGCTGTAATCGTTGTAGAAGAGTTTCATGTCGGGGCGTATGCGATGGGCCGTGCGGAAAGCCCAGGCAATGTAATCGGCTCCGCAGATGCGGTACCACGGCGAGTCTTGACGGTAGATGCTCCCTTCGCCGTCGCGCTCGGCGATGGCCTCGTTCACGACGTCCCAGCAGAAGACGGTGCTGTCGAAGTGGGTGAGTACGGCGCGCATATAGGCTTCGGTGCGGCGGTAGAGTGCAGCCGAGTCGAGGTCGTTGCCGTTCTCGTCTTTGAAAAATGCGGCGGGCGCGTTGTGCCATATCAAGGTGTGTCCCCGCACTTTCATGCCGTTTTCGCGGGCAAAGTCGACGATGCGGTCGGCAGCGGCCCAGCGGTAGGCGGCACTGTCGTCGCCCGTCCACAGGGCATACATCTTCATGGCGTTCTCGGCGGTAAGGGTATTGACCTGCCCTTTCAGCAGTTCGCCCTCCGGGCCTTGCAGCTGGTGGGGCTCGACGGCCGCGCCTATGTAGAACAGGCCGTCGGCGGCGCCGGAGAGTGAGGGTGTCGGGGTGCCGGTCTGTGCGAAGAGCGGGGCGCAGCAACAGAACGCACCCGAGAGAATAAGACGTCGGAATAAGTGCATAACAAGGTGAATATGATTTTATACAAAGATATGTTTTTTTCTCTCTCCCAAAAGAAAGGAGAAACCCCGTTGTGATTTTTTTTGACAGGGTTTCTCCTTCGTTGTAACCTTTTTCAATCTTGGGAAAGAGACCTTGGCCTTTTTCCTCGAACTTATAACGGAAAAAACACAAAAACTGTTTGGTCGGGGCGGTGGGGCGACCTGTGTGCGGGGTGCGTTTCCAAAGCCCTTTGACCATAAGACCTGCAAATGGGCCGAAGGTTACATCGGCCGGTCGATATTTAACAGTTTTTACCGAAATCGTTTTCTCCTGTTATCGGCTTAGGACAGGGCCGGCACAAGGTATTTACACAGGGCATATCCGCCGAAGAGGAGCCACAGGTAGATGATGCCGGCCAGATAGAAGGGCTTGGCACCGGCTTGTTTGAACTTGTCGATGCTGGTCTCGGCACCGAGGGCGGTCATGGCCATGGTGAGCAGGAAGTTGTCGAAGCTGTTGATGGCGCTGATGCCGGTGCTCATCACCTCCGCGGGTATGAAGGTGAACGATTGCAGCAGCGAGTTGAGGGCAATGACCAGCAGGAATCCGAAGGCGAACCAGGGAACCGATATCTTGCTCTTTCCGTCGGCGGCAACGTCGGTGTGGCGGGCGCGGCGCACACGGGCTATGATGTAGCTCATGATGAGCAGCACGGGAGCCAGCATCATGACGCGAATCATTTTGGTGATGGTGGCTTGGTCGGCCAGGTGCAGGGCGCCGTCGGGGTCCATGGCGTTGCCGGCGCCTACCACATGGGCAACCTCATGCAGGGTCGAACCGGCATAGATGGCCATCTCCTGCGGCGAGAGGTCGAAGACGCCGGTGCGGTAGAGTATGGGATAGAGGAACATCGAGAGCGTACCAAAGATGACCACCGTCGACACGGCAATGGCGGTCTTGTGCGGGGCGCATTTCACAACGGGCTCGGCACCCAGCACGGCGGCTGCTCCGCAAATGGCGCTTCCGGTCGAAACCATGAGCGAAGTCTTCTCGTCCATCTTCATCAACCGGCCGGCCACCACGCCCAAAAGCAGGGTTATGACGATGACGATGACGTCGATGATGATGGCGGGCAGTCCGATGGCAAGTACCTGTTGGAAGGTGAGGCGGAAACCGTAGAGAACGATACCCGTGCGCAGAATCTGTTTGGTGCAGAATTTGATGCCGGGAACCCAGGTCTCGGGAATGTAGTTGCGCAGGCTGTTGGCATATATCATACCTAAGATGATACCCACGATGAGCGGGCTGAGCGACAGGTCTTTGACCCATTGGAACTCGCTGATGTAAAAGGCCGAGAAAGAAAACAGGGCCATGAGGAGTATGCCATGCGAGACGGCGGCTTTCTGTTCCGAAATCATAGATGATGGGATTAAGATTTTTTTGAGACGGCAAAAATACAAAATAAACTGGAATCTGCCTTTTCATTGACGGCGGGGAGATGGACGGAAACCGTATTTTTTTTCATGGAAAAGAGATTGTTTTGTCATCATATTGTCACAACTGGAATCTATTTTTGCCCTCGAAAAAGGAGGCAGAAAGGTTTGTGAGATTCTGTCGTAGGTTTCGTAGGAGTCATAGCCTCCTGTGACAAGGTAAAAGATTGTTATTGTTTTTTCGTTATAGTGTGTTGAAGGAGCTTCTCTGTCGAAGAGCGGCTCTTTTGTTGTATGGTCGTGTATGTGCCATGTTACAATCTTGTTACATTTTGCGGTTTGCGCATCTGCCTGCAAACAGTTTCGCACGGAATCGCGTATATTTGCGAGACGTAATTCTAAAAACAACTTGCGTAGAAATGGAACAGAAGCATACCTACACGGGTCTGACCGATGAACAGGTCGCCGAGAGCCGTCGTTTGCACGGGGAAAATGTGTTGACTCCGCCCAAGAAAAAATCGGTGTGGATACTTTTCTTGGAAAAATTCAATGACCCCATCATCAAGATATTGTTGATAGCCCTGTTGCTTTCGGTGGGTGTGGCCGTGTATGAGTTTGTGAGTCTCGGACATGGAGCCGAAGTCTTTTTCGAGCCGGCGGGTATTTTTGTGGCGGTGATACTGGCCACGGCCGTAGGCTTCTTCTTTGAATTGAGCGCCAACAAGAAATTCGACATACTCAATCAGGTCAATGACGATGTGCCGGTGAAGGTGATTCGCAACGGCAATATCTGTGAAATATCCAAGAAAGAGGTCGTTGTCGACGATATTGTCGTACTCGAACTGGGCGAGGAGGTGCCGGCCGATGCCGTGTTGCTCGAAAGCGTCTCGCTGCAAATCAACGAGTCGACCCTCACCGGTGAGCCGGTGGTCTCCAAAACCACCAATGAAGACGACTTCGATGCCGATGCCACCTATCCGTCGAACGAGGTGTTGCGAGGAACCACCGTGGTCGACGGGCACGGCGTGTGCCGCATCACCGCCGTGGGTGACGCCACCGAGTATGGCAAGGTGTATGAGGGCTCGCAGATACAGAACGATACCAAGACGCCTCTCAACCGCCAGCTCGACGGGCTGGGACGTCTCATCTCTTATGCCAGCTACACGATAGCCGGCCTGATTATTGTGGCGCGGCTCGTCTTGTTCTTCATGCAGAACACTTCGCCCGACTGGACCGAGACGCTTACCTACATCTTCCAGACCCTCATGATTGCCATCACGCTCGTCGTGGTTTCGGTGCCCGAGGGATTGCCCATGAGCATCGTGCTGAGCCTGGCGTTGAGCATGAAACGCATGCTGGCCACCAACAACCTGGTGCGCAAGATGCACGCCTGCGAGACGATGGGGGCGGTGTCGGTCATCTGCACCGACAAGACCGGTACCCTCACCAAGAACCAGATGCAGGTGGCTCAGGCCGATTTCTGGGCGCTGGGTGACCGCTCGCTCTCCGACAACGAACTGGGCAACCTCATACGCGAAGGCATTGCCGTCAACTCGACCGCTTTCCTCGATGAGTCCGGTGAGAAACCCCGTGTCATCGGCAACCCCACCGAAGGGGCGTTGCTCTTGTGGTTGAAGGCACAAGGCGAGAATTACCTCACGCTGCGCGAAGAGGCTGCGGTGTCCGACCAGTTGACGTTCTCGACCGAACGCAAATATATGGCCACCATCGTCGAGTCGCCTCTCTTGGGCAAAAAGGTGCTGTATGTCAAGGGGGCTCCCGAGATTGTCCTGGGAGAGAGCCGCCGCGCCCTCACCGCGAAGGGCTTGATACCGGCGGCCGATTACAAGACGACGGTCGATGAGCAACTTCTCGCTTACCAGTCGCAGGCCATGCGCACCTTGGGATTTGCCTATCAGATTCTCGACGATGACCAGCCCCGTTTTGCCGACGGCCGGTTGTGCAACGTCGACCTCACCTTTATCGGCATCGTCGCCATTTCCGACCCTGTGCGCGACGATGTCCCCGCCGCCATCAAGTCGTGCCTCGACGCAGGTGTGGCGGTGAAGATTGTTACCGGCGACACGCCGGGAACCGCCCGGGAGATAGGCCGCCAGATAGGCTTGTGGCTTCCGTCCGACAGTGACGCCAACCTGATGACCGGCGTGCAGTTTGCTGCTACGTCCGATGAGGAACTCTTGCGTCGCCTGCCCGACATAAAGATTATCTCCCGTGCCCGTCCCATGGACAAGGAGCGGCTCGTGCGCCTCTTGCAGAAACTCGGCTATGTCGTGGCGGTGACCGGTGACGGTACCAACGATGCTCCGGCCCTCAATGCCGCACAGGTGGGCCTTTCGATGGGCGACGGCACGACAGTGGCCAAGGAGGCGAGCAGCATCACGATTCTCGACAACTCGTTCCGCAGCATCACGCGGGCGGTGATGTGGGGGCGTTCGCTTTACCAGAACATACAACGCTTCCTCCTTTTCCAGATGACTGTCAACGTGGTGGCCTGTCTCATCGTGCTCATCGGCGCGTTCCTCGGCACGCAATCGCCGCTCACCGTCACGCAGATGTTGTGGGTGAACCTCATCATGGATACCTTTGCCGCCATGGCGCTGGCCTCCCTGCCGCCGAGCGAACGGGTGATGAAAGACAAGCCCCGCCGCCAGACCGATTTCATCATCACCCGACCGATGGCCATCGACATTATCGGCATAGGCGTGTTCTTTGTCTTGATACTTTTCGGACTGTTGCAGTATTTCAAATACGAGGAGGTGACCTCTCTTGCCCAGTTTGACGTGCGGGCGTTTTTTGCCGACTATTTCCGTTTCGAGAATGTCGCTCATGCCCTTTCGCCCTATGAGCTGACCGTCTTCTTTACCGTGTTTGTCATGTTCCAGTTCTGGAATATGTTCAATGCCAAGGCTTTTGCCACCAACGCGTCGGCGTTGTGCGGGCTTTCCCATAGCCAGACGTTTGTGGGGGTGGCCGCCATCATCTTGGTGGGGCAGATAATCATCGTTTCCGTGGGCGGACAGATGTTTGGCGTTACGCCGCTGCCGGTGATGGACTGGATTTATATCATCGTGTCTACCTCGTTTATCTTGTGGCTCGGTGAGTTGTACCGGTTGGTGAAGAAACTTTTCAAAGTGAAATTCTGATACATCGCCGGTATGGCTCCGGCGAAATGCAGAAGGCGGGAACCTCGGGTTCCCGCCTTCTCTGTGTTGTTATAGGGGCGATGACCGGCCTATGTGGTGAGCGTGGTGACAAACATGGGGTACTTTCCGTGTCCGGTCTTGAAGCCCAGCGATTCGTAGAAGGCTACGCCGTCTTCATAGGAGACGAGCAGTATGCGCAGGTAGTCTTTGTATCGGTCGAGCACCCGGCGGGTCAGTTCCCGGCCTATGCCGTGACCCTGGTACTCGGGGTCGACGAGCAGATAGTGGATATAAGCGGTCATGATGCTGTCGTCGAGTACGTTGATGAGGCCGACGAGCCGCTGGCCGTCCCAGGCCGAGAGTACGGTGTCGGAGTTGCGCAGGGCGACGACCAACCGGTCGGGGTAGGCTCCCGACGACCATTTGACCGAGAGGAACAGCCGTTCCAGCTCTTCGGCGGTGAACTCTTTCGTCTCTTTGTATTCGATAGTCATGATGGGGTAGTTTTGTGCAGGACTCAACGGGGATTTTTGTCTGCCGGGTTATTCGTCTTTGTTTTTGAGGAAGTAGCTTTGCGATTTAAGCAGGTTGCGGGCTTGGAGCACCATCGACTTGGTTTCGTTGAGTATCGAGAGGTAGAGCATGCAGGCTTTTGTGCTGCTCTTCTCGTCCATGCGGCGCAGTTGGCTCTTGATGGCGGCTACGATGGTGTCGAACAGGCGGTCGCGCATGTCGAGGACCTTGTCGAGGTCGGTGAAGTCTTTGCTGCGCATCATTTCATTGATGTGTGTAAAAATTTCGTCGACGCCGTCGTTTACATGCATGAGGTCGGCCACTTGTTCTTTGGTGAAGCCGGTGTGGTTGTTGTCGATGTGCTCAAAAGCCGGTCGGGTGATGTGTATCAGCGCTTTGGTCACCTCGGAGAGGTAATCGACCACTTGCACATAGAAGTGACCCGAATTGATGTGGTTCTTTTCGAGTTTCCGCAGGGTGTTGATGACTTCATATTTGCGGGTATGTGCCTCTTTGTAGAGGGCGTTCGACTCGGTTACCATCTCGCGCAGCACTTTGCGGTTTTCTTTGAAAACGGCCACCAGGGTGCGGTTGTAGATGCGGGAGATTTCTTCCATTGTGCGGCAAACCTCTTCGATGCAGTTGTAGAGAATGTCTTCGGTGGTGTCGGTCTGCGATATGGTGAGTTTCCGATCTTGGCGCGCTTTGGTTTTTTTCGATTGTTGTTTGCGGAAGGTGAAACTGCGGATTACCGAGTAGATGCCGACTCCCGAGGCCAACACGACGGCCACCCAGCCACCGACAAGGAGAATGAGTGTGAATACCGATGAGATGAGCAGGGCGGCAAAGGCCGTGATAAACCAGCCCGATATGACGGTCATCACCCCGGTGATGCGGTACACGGCACTTTCGCGTCCCCAGGCACGGTCGGCCAAGGAGGAGCCCATCGACACCATGAAGACGACATAGGTCGTCGAGAGGGGAAGTTTGAGTGAGGTGGCAATGGAGATGAGCACGGCCGACGAGGTGAGGTTGACGATGGCGCGTATCAGGTCGAACGATGCTTCGGTGTTACGCTCCTCGGGCGGCAGCGGTTCAAATCGCTTGTCGATGGCCTGTTGCACGCGGTGTGGCACATAGTGGGTGTACCACTTGTTTATGATGAGTGCCATGCGCACAAGACCTCTCGATATGAGGGTGGAATTGAACCGTTCCTGTTCTTCGTTCTGTGAGGAGAGCGACAACTCGGTTTGAGCCACATGGCGCGCCTCCTTGGAGAGGAAGAGGG comes from the Candidatus Caccoplasma merdavium genome and includes:
- the fabD gene encoding ACP S-malonyltransferase → MKAFVFPGQGAQFVGMGKELYDNNSEAKAMFEKANEILGFRITDLMFAGTDEDLRQTKVTQPAIFLHSVILAKTMGDAFCPEMVAGHSLGEFSALVAAGALSFEDGVRLVAARARAMQKACEATPSTMAAVLALPDEKIEEICASVTEGVVVPANYNCPGQVVISGDEKGIDAACEKMLAAGAKRALKLKVGGAFHSPIMEPARAELAEAIAHTQFFEPKCPVYQNVSAQAVTDPAAIKANLIAQLTAPVRWTQSVLNMIADGATSFTEVGPGSVLQGLIKKINKEVETAGVQ
- a CDS encoding PCMD domain-containing protein, producing the protein MIKKSLLIGAFCFPLVLWAQAPAEMTERVELIPYGDMERWTTRVIKESALLGGATKEVYHLGPEQTITGAEPWVRESSDSPWGGSSVWASPVGIDKVSVTVFPEEREPGNRCARLEVRKETCKALGMVNITVVATGSVFLGAVKEPVKNAKNPQGKLDQGIPFTQRPKALQLDYKLQLADQLVKATGLRSSEIEGKDNAEISLYLIQRWEDEEGNVYARRVGTAYHKFAESVAEWQNGYRIPIYYGDISQESCYTPEMALVLPDGPRYTTNSRGENVPIQVVGWADADAQPTHLMLRISSGDKGAFIGAVGTCFWIDNVSLVY
- a CDS encoding DUF5041 domain-containing protein codes for the protein MKHLFLTLLFASLLLPINAKEKEPRIKADKITHTDIINVLEEMDIHIAHFDLSELDQKEYNINFYIDEYRLGEKTNRIANFKIGRNRQDLPEKADERAAFIKSLNLDISKKAKYWTLNQMSIYVTPESDSTVTITMSCPLGSINKQVKIEALPQNKKPIYDFRTFEIAPITENTQEIPLIIYNSYFFDEKHNMSRSCYGNITAEMTEEIFDRLPHYYVMGITLKEIEKQHKR
- a CDS encoding DUF5041 domain-containing protein, producing the protein MKRLLLIGLLATVLLPLAAQKKERSVEIIYPTDNVYNIFDAMGVKIANFDLSALRNETYKLTLYIDEYKNGKKVKRDYELTIGDNWQPLPEDADKRKEFIKKKNLDVPRKATRWHIDKMNIYLVPKNDSISKIVIRTPRRNAIKEVRLQAVPQYYYKLIRYDFRPFAIAPLTDQQRQVIPLAIYNSFWFDPKIDICRSCYGDITASMSEEVFTLSPHYYVIGIRLDKREK
- a CDS encoding endo-1,4-beta-xylanase, with amino-acid sequence MHLFRRLILSGAFCCCAPLFAQTGTPTPSLSGAADGLFYIGAAVEPHQLQGPEGELLKGQVNTLTAENAMKMYALWTGDDSAAYRWAAADRIVDFARENGMKVRGHTLIWHNAPAAFFKDENGNDLDSAALYRRTEAYMRAVLTHFDSTVFCWDVVNEAIAERDGEGSIYRQDSPWYRICGADYIAWAFRTAHRIRPDMKLFYNDYSLVYPDKLQRTLTMLRQLLAEGVPIDGVGMQAHWNNAVTAEQIQTAVDSFAMLGLDIHITELDLTIYGNYHDGARQATTATLPYDAETSRRQAEAYARFFEVFRRNSDKISSVTLWGIADNHTWLNNHPVKGRRDYPLLFDTLQQPKVAFFRVIDTLTE
- a CDS encoding YeiH family putative sulfate export transporter; its protein translation is MISEQKAAVSHGILLMALFSFSAFYISEFQWVKDLSLSPLIVGIILGMIYANSLRNYIPETWVPGIKFCTKQILRTGIVLYGFRLTFQQVLAIGLPAIIIDVIVIVITLLLGVVAGRLMKMDEKTSLMVSTGSAICGAAAVLGAEPVVKCAPHKTAIAVSTVVIFGTLSMFLYPILYRTGVFDLSPQEMAIYAGSTLHEVAHVVGAGNAMDPDGALHLADQATITKMIRVMMLAPVLLIMSYIIARVRRARHTDVAADGKSKISVPWFAFGFLLVIALNSLLQSFTFIPAEVMSTGISAINSFDNFLLTMAMTALGAETSIDKFKQAGAKPFYLAGIIYLWLLFGGYALCKYLVPALS
- a CDS encoding calcium-translocating P-type ATPase, PMCA-type, whose amino-acid sequence is MEQKHTYTGLTDEQVAESRRLHGENVLTPPKKKSVWILFLEKFNDPIIKILLIALLLSVGVAVYEFVSLGHGAEVFFEPAGIFVAVILATAVGFFFELSANKKFDILNQVNDDVPVKVIRNGNICEISKKEVVVDDIVVLELGEEVPADAVLLESVSLQINESTLTGEPVVSKTTNEDDFDADATYPSNEVLRGTTVVDGHGVCRITAVGDATEYGKVYEGSQIQNDTKTPLNRQLDGLGRLISYASYTIAGLIIVARLVLFFMQNTSPDWTETLTYIFQTLMIAITLVVVSVPEGLPMSIVLSLALSMKRMLATNNLVRKMHACETMGAVSVICTDKTGTLTKNQMQVAQADFWALGDRSLSDNELGNLIREGIAVNSTAFLDESGEKPRVIGNPTEGALLLWLKAQGENYLTLREEAAVSDQLTFSTERKYMATIVESPLLGKKVLYVKGAPEIVLGESRRALTAKGLIPAADYKTTVDEQLLAYQSQAMRTLGFAYQILDDDQPRFADGRLCNVDLTFIGIVAISDPVRDDVPAAIKSCLDAGVAVKIVTGDTPGTAREIGRQIGLWLPSDSDANLMTGVQFAATSDEELLRRLPDIKIISRARPMDKERLVRLLQKLGYVVAVTGDGTNDAPALNAAQVGLSMGDGTTVAKEASSITILDNSFRSITRAVMWGRSLYQNIQRFLLFQMTVNVVACLIVLIGAFLGTQSPLTVTQMLWVNLIMDTFAAMALASLPPSERVMKDKPRRQTDFIITRPMAIDIIGIGVFFVLILFGLLQYFKYEEVTSLAQFDVRAFFADYFRFENVAHALSPYELTVFFTVFVMFQFWNMFNAKAFATNASALCGLSHSQTFVGVAAIILVGQIIIVSVGGQMFGVTPLPVMDWIYIIVSTSFILWLGELYRLVKKLFKVKF
- a CDS encoding GNAT family N-acetyltransferase; amino-acid sequence: MTIEYKETKEFTAEELERLFLSVKWSSGAYPDRLVVALRNSDTVLSAWDGQRLVGLINVLDDSIMTAYIHYLLVDPEYQGHGIGRELTRRVLDRYKDYLRILLVSYEDGVAFYESLGFKTGHGKYPMFVTTLTT